CCAGGCGCGCCTGCAGGCGCGTGCAGACAAGAACTGGGCGGAATCCGACCGTATCCGTGACCAGCTGACCGCCCTGGGCGTGGTGCTGGAAGACAGCAAGGGCGCAACTACCTGGCGCTTGGCTGACTGATCAGTGAAGCGAGGGGGCTGCCAGGCAGCCCTTTCGCGACACACTGCTAAACAGCAGGCAGCGCTTTTCTGCCCAACACCGCTCGCCCTTTCTTCATGCCGACCGCCAGGGCCGACAAGATCAGGGCAATACACAGCCAGTCCCATCCGCTTGGCACCTCTTGGACGATCAACGCTGAGCTGACGATGCCGAATACCGGAATCAGCAGCGACAGCGGCGCTACCGTGGACACCGGATATTCGCGCAACAGGTAGTTCCATCCCCAATAGCAGAAATGCGTCGCGGCATACACCTGGAACGCCAGGGAAAAGACCACGACGGCATGCGTCTGCGATGCCAGCGCCACGAACGGCCTTGCGCCGTGCAGCCACCAGGTCAGCGAAAGCAAGGGTATCGGTGCAAAAAGGCTGGCCCATACGACGAAGGCAAAGATCGCCTTCACCTTTGACAGCTTGATGATGACGTTGCCGATGCTCCAGGCCAGCGCGCTGATCAAGACCAGCGTCAAACCTGTTGTCGTGGTTTTGCCGGGGCTTGCTGCCAGGATGCCAACCAAGCCGGCTGCCGCCAGCACGATGCCGATCAGCTGGGGGCCGGTAAGGGGTTCGCGAAACAGCAAACAGCCCCAGGCCAAGGTAAAGAACGCACTGAACTGAATCAGCAGCGAGGCGCTGCCGGGCGGCACGCCCATGGCAATCCCCAGATTGATCAAGGCCCACATGGCAACGCCAAAAATCAGGCCGTATGCAGCTATCCAGTAGACGGCAACCTTCGGGCGCTTCACGAAGAACACCCACGGCAATGCGCACAGCGCGAAGCGGATGCCGGTGAGCAGCAGGGGATCGACCTGGGCCAAACCCAGTTTGGTGATCGGGAAATTGATACCCCACAGGGCAGTAACCAGGACGGCAAGGATCAGGTGTTTTTTGTGCATGGCATGGCAATCTTCTGAGGTCGCGGCAGTGCGCCTTGACGCGTGAGGAATATGCCGAATCACGATTTGGCCCGCTTTCAATTCAAGGTCAAATCTAATTAAAATCGGGCCATGACATACACCGAAGACACGCTATACGACGACACACATTGCGATGTGGTGGTGACAAGGAAGGCATTCGCCGACGGCGAACTGTTCCCGATGCACAGCCACCGTCGGGGTCAGTTTGCCTACGCAGCATGCGGCGTGATCACGGTTGCAACCGAATCAGGTAACTGGGCCGTGCCACCCTTGCGGGCCGTCTGGGTGCCCGCGCAACTGGCCCATGCCATGCACATGCGTGGCCCCGTTACCATGCTCAATGCCTACATTCGCCCGCAGGCAGCCCAGCAGGTCGGCCTGCCTCGGCATTGCCAGGTATTTGCGGTTTCCCCGTTGGTGCAGCAGCTGCTTGAGAAGGCTGTCGAAGTGCCTGCCCATTACCCCCAGCAGGGGCGGGATGCCTGCTTGATGGGGTTGTTGTTGTATGAGATTGCCGACATGCCGGGGTTGTCGTTGAATGCGCCTATCCCCACAGAGCCGCGCCTTGCGCGTGCGTGCAAAGCGTTTCTGGCTGCGCCCTCACTGCAAACAGGCATCGACGGCATGGCGCGGCTGGCCAGCATGAGCCGGCGCACATTCACACGCCAGTTTCGCCTGCACACCGGGATCAGCTTTATCGAATGGCGCCAGCAGGCCTGCTTGCTGGACGCCGTGGTTCGGCTGGGCAAGGGTGAGCCGGTTACGCGCGTTGCGCTGGCGCTTGGGTACAGCAGCCCGAGCGCCTTTGCGACAGTGTTCAAGCGCGTGCTGGGCGAGGTGCCCAGCCGCTACTTCGACACCCCAACCCATGGGCAATGCAGCAGCAGCTTCGCGCCGCCCAGCTCGCTGGCACCCACCTGAAGGCCAAACCCATGCAGATCAACGATCGCGGCAACGATCGACAAACCCAGCCCGAAGCCCGGATGGCGGTGGCCTTCCTCGCTGCGATAGAACCGCTTCAGTACCGCAGTGCGTTCCTCTTCAGGGATCCCCGGGCCGCTGTCCTCGATTGCGATATGCAGGCCCTGGTCGTCCTGCGTCGCCAAAACGCGCACGCGGCCACCTTCTGGGGTGAACTTGATGGCGTTGCCCACCAGGTTGGCCAGCGCCTCGAACAGCAGTTCGCGGTCACCGTGCAGCGCCGGTAGCTGCGCGGGCTGGTCAAGCTCCAGGCGAATACCGCCATCCTCGGCCAGGGGCAGATAAAAGTCGTGCAGCTCCACCAGCAGCTCATGAGGGTCGAGTTGCACGAAGCCTGCACGGCGCTGACGGTCTTCCAGTTCACTGATGCGCAACAGGCCGCGAAAGCGCGCCATCAAGGTGTCGGTTTCGCCAATCGCCTGGTCCAGCGCCTCGGCCTGCGCCGAATCGGCGTCACTCTGCTGGCGAATGCGGTACAGCTGGGCGCGCAGGCGGGTCAGCGGCGTACGCAGGTCGTGGGCAATGTTGT
The sequence above is drawn from the Pseudomonas putida genome and encodes:
- a CDS encoding EamA family transporter; this translates as MHKKHLILAVLVTALWGINFPITKLGLAQVDPLLLTGIRFALCALPWVFFVKRPKVAVYWIAAYGLIFGVAMWALINLGIAMGVPPGSASLLIQFSAFFTLAWGCLLFREPLTGPQLIGIVLAAAGLVGILAASPGKTTTTGLTLVLISALAWSIGNVIIKLSKVKAIFAFVVWASLFAPIPLLSLTWWLHGARPFVALASQTHAVVVFSLAFQVYAATHFCYWGWNYLLREYPVSTVAPLSLLIPVFGIVSSALIVQEVPSGWDWLCIALILSALAVGMKKGRAVLGRKALPAV
- a CDS encoding AraC family transcriptional regulator encodes the protein MTYTEDTLYDDTHCDVVVTRKAFADGELFPMHSHRRGQFAYAACGVITVATESGNWAVPPLRAVWVPAQLAHAMHMRGPVTMLNAYIRPQAAQQVGLPRHCQVFAVSPLVQQLLEKAVEVPAHYPQQGRDACLMGLLLYEIADMPGLSLNAPIPTEPRLARACKAFLAAPSLQTGIDGMARLASMSRRTFTRQFRLHTGISFIEWRQQACLLDAVVRLGKGEPVTRVALALGYSSPSAFATVFKRVLGEVPSRYFDTPTHGQCSSSFAPPSSLAPT